The window cattgtgtttatttttagagtTGTCTCACACCAGAACTTACCCCGTGTGCTGAGCACACTTGTCCATTAGGTCCAGTGGGGCAGCTGCTAATGTTGAGTGACTGGATGGACAGACACTTGTGGTCAAGGCACATCATTGACGGCCCACAAGGACTCCCGTCATTCACGTAGCCTAAATCGGTCTCATCGTCCAAAAGAACGTGCCCACCACTGCGAGAGACAGGAGAGTGGGCAGTGTTGTAATACTGTGGTCTTATAGACTCCTTCTGGCTGGGCACAAGACGTTTACCTGCAGTCTATCAGCCTGCCTTGATGGTTAAAAGAGGTGGGGGTGATATCTCCTTTCATTGTTCCAATGCGGGGGTTGCGGCCAATGTTGGCACACAAAAGATAACCACAGAAGACATCGCTGTGAAAGTACAAAGAGAATACTCTTGTTAATATTCTACTTCCCTAACAATTCAATTTCACCTTGAGGCCTGTATTTTGACTGCTGTTATCAAACACACCAACCACAACATACTGTAGTGTGTAAGTGTGTACCTGCATAATCCTATACAAGAGCTGCTTCAACAAATTCTGCCATTCCAAACAtcaacacttttatttattgtggttGTCGTCTACAGTAGTGAAGCACTGCAATGCACCATACTGACAGAATATTTCATACAACATAGCAacagtatgtaaaaaaataatagctaAAATAAACAGCTCTAAGCATCATGTAGCGTAGTttaacaccactgcaaactgcagCAATAATAAAACATACTGTTGAAGTagagattagatagatagaatgatagatagatagatagatagatgacagatattttaaaaaatcattaaaaccaAGTACAAGGAAAAAattacatagtgtacagtactactgtgcattactgtacatttaagagtttaaaagttGTGTGAgtgtatagaaagtgtttataagcaTATGGTAGAGGTGAGTAGGAGTGTGGGGTTGATAAATAAGAGGGGATGttgttttatattacaaatTGCAACATAATTGCGTCTTTAAATTTAAAGCTTAGcctgatctctctctctctctctctctctctctctctctccctctagAGTGGAGCAAAAAACAAACTCTGCTAAGAGGTCAGCAGGAAAAACTGTCACAGAATCTCTGATCACTCCAAATTTGCAACCGAATGCTGTAACCGGGAGGAACTGTCAAATAAATCCCAGTTGAGTAGAAGTTCAATAAGTGCTGACAAGCTGCAGCTGAACAAAGAAGTAACAATTGCACCACTCCTGTCCGCCCGAAAAAGTCCTAACTTGCAGGAATTTGAAAGACTGTGGAAGTCTCTTTCTCAATTTGAAGCTAAGGAGGTGCAAATCTGAACTCGTAATATGTAGAAATGATTTCGGAGAAGCTTTCCCTCTTGCTACTCACTGTTTGCTGCATTGGATCCATTTGTCGCCATCCTTTCCACAGTTGCCTTTGTCAGTACCCTCGGTGTTTAACTTCTCGTAGCAGAACTTCTCCGAACCTCCAGCCTCTGACGAGACAAAACAACCGGAGGAGGAGGGGCTGGATGAACTGTACTGCAGCTGAACTTCCTTTAGTGTAGTTTATTCATCTTACTTGGCCCCCAGATGTATCTGCACTGGTTCTCTCTGGTCTTACACTCTCCACTGTAGCACCGTCCCTTCAAATAAGACAGTGAATTAATGGCATCCGAATTTAGCTTATTCGGCTATTAAAATCTTTATTATCGTGCCTACCTGGTTCACCTGGCAAAAGTATCCGTCTTGTTTATGAAGGTTGGGAGGGCACTGTAAAGAGGCAAAACACAATTCTTAAATATGCAGTGAATTTAAGACAACTACAAATTGGCATTAATAAAATAGATCATTAGAAAATGAGTTGTGGTTGCAAAGCAATTTTTGAGATGAAACGCCACAAAATTGAAAAGTACTATAACGCAGGTTAATATGTCATAGCATATCAAACCCTATTTATGGCATGTCAATATATCATCTAAAAGTAAATGTTTTCCCTAAAATTGGttgatcatatttatttttatttaatttatattttttcttatcagataattgaataattgacttattgtaaataataaaataaagcagttttacatacacatttcttttttattcattgaattccaaaattggttaattataaatataaatactaaaataaaaaaagaacgtattattatttgattatttcaaTAAACTagaatggtgccttgagataaagTTTAATTTGCTCCGTGACTACGCTGGTAACTCAAACCtctttcaaatttcaaatcatctttcgccattgaaatgaatggaaattcccgtaatctgtttcagcctccaaaaaacacaacccccaaattttaaatgtttttttaatgagaaaatagcactctataatattgtattttataaaagaaTACACTAATGACATAATAAAATAACTGTCAGTAAAgactttttgtcacactttgcattcattaatggccattgtgctgctgcccgccttggccacctgagggcagtataagacatacaggtggatatactgtacatgaacatCTGTACAGTATAGACATCTCCGCtcctcgcagaggataaagaatataactGTGAGAACTGTTATATAAAAATTTTTTCTAAATGTGTTGTTGCACCGTTTGTCTTCATATATcatttgcttaaagggttaaataTGTATCCCGTTATGTCTTAGTATTAGCATTACGCTTACGGACTAAaggttatgtgtgtgtgttaatttgaTAGTAAACTACAACTGGGAGTGGtactaaacagcttgaagccccttttttgaagaattgttgactGTTTGCCAAAGttctgcttattgtgaagtgaactgaggtgagttcactgccacgaTACATAGCTTGCATCTCAAGTTTGCACTTGCGAGACAAAGCAAAATCTTAAATCTTGTaagtatctcaaggcaccactctattttaactattttacagacacatttaatattacaaaatacttattttatgCCTCATGTACAAATGACCTAGCCCATcgatccattttaaaaatcgaatgtagcacaaaagtttgcccaacCCTGTGCAACAGTGGCTCTGAACAGCATTGGGATGACATCACACCATTACCACTGTACTTCATCAACTTCACTGTGCCCCTCACCCTCAAGTCCCTCCATAACCTCGCGCCATGATTGCATTTCATCACATAGAAAATGGCAGCGTATAATAAGCTGTAAACTTCCCTTCCATTATAACATAGTCTATTAATCACTGGGTCAATGGGGTGACATTGCCAAGCATGTTCGGTGGTGAAAGGTAGTAAAGTTAAACGTAAAGCCCATTTATCAGCGCAATATGATTAAATGCTACCATGCTGTGACATCATGGCCCCATTGCTGCTTTTCACTGTTTTAAAGCAGTATTCCCCCCCAACCACCAGAGTGATTTAGTAAAAGGCCGCACGGAGAGaatgaacaacaaatattttagcGATCATCAGTGTACTCTGAAAAAAGTTTGATTTGGAAAATCAGGTCTGCGCCTCTGTAGAGGTTAAATTGCTGGTCTAACCCAAGAAAACAAATCTCAAAATGTCTTTGGAGAGCTTCGTCAGAAAGGGGAAAAGGCCAAATAATGAGACAGAAAAAGAGCCAACAACTTCCAAGTAAAAGAAAGCTGCATTTAAGAGACAATATCAGCAGTCCTACTGGAAATACGGCTTTATTGCTACAGGAGATTCTCACGCACCAAGGATACTCTGCAAAATATGAGGGTACAGGCTTGCAAATGAGGCAATGAAGCCTTGAAAACTGCTTCGGCACAAGGAGACCAAGCACCcgaattaaaaaacaatcatgGATTAAACTCAAAGCAgactatatatccatccattttctgaggcgcttatcctcactagggtcgcggggcgtgctggagccaatcccagctgtcatcgggcaggaggcggggtacaccctgaactggttgccagccaatcgcagggcacacacaaacaaacaaccattcgcactcacattcacacctacgggcaatttagagtctccaattaatgcatgtttttgggatctgggaggattgaacccgggtcctcagaactgtgaagctgacgctctaaccagtcggccaccgtgccgccccagacTATATAGATTGCCAAAATAGCATTGAAAGCTTTGCTTCCATTTCCAACATGATCTTTGTGAAGTAGGATTTTCTGCAATGAGGGCAGCCAAAACACAGACATAAGGACATAAGTAACAGTTCATGGGTCATGGTCTCccattaccccaagatgggaccagctttttgaatgtaaacaaatactAATTACAAAAACTGCATTCAGCCTAATGGTGACTTATGGTCTTAATAATTTATTTCGATTTGTTTCTAAACCAGTCtttcaaaatatttctttaagtggtgcaaaaaaggttgaCGACCACTGTCCTAAAGGACAAAAACATCGTTAAGTTTAgaaacaatgagaaaaatagGGAGTATTTTGAAACTACTGAGCAATTGTGTGGAAGGTGAAATCAAGCCGTATGCaattgtgccttgagatacgagtttaatttgttccatgcgCATGCTCGCAGCTCAAAACACGtgtatctcaaattatctttcccttttgaaatgaatggaaatgccattaatccgttccagcctccccgccaaaaacaaaaaacaaaaaacgtaatgtgttttttaacgaggaaaaatagcactcattAATAATGTACtgcataaaaacatatattaataacataattaactATAATGTAGAGAActgaacagtttgtgcatcatggtTTAATGCTGAAATCCAATTTGTTGTACTGctcctggcggcacggtggccgactggttagagcgtcagcctcacagttctgaggacccgggttcaatccccggctccgactgtgtggagtttgcatgttctccccgtgcctgcgtgggttttctccgggcactccggtttcctcccacatcccaaaaaacatgcataaattggagactctaaattgcccgtaggtgtgcatgtgagtgcgaatggttgtctgtttgtatgtgccctgcgattggctggcaaccagttcagggtgtaccccgcctcctgcccgatgacagctgggataggctccagcacgcccgcgacccaagtgaggagaagcggctcagaaaatggatggatggatgtactgctCCTACTGGTGTGtctgccttggccaccgggaggcagtataatacagttatgcagacaaacgaagaagaaaagTCCTTATTCTGTTactactgtgactcagtaagagGCTGTAACATTAGTAATTTTtgtagaagataaagaatataagcATTAAAtataagtattgttatattatctgtctacatgtgttggtgcactgtttgtgttcaaatatccgttgctttgAAAACCGCGACGATCAATACTCACCTTTAGCATATGTATATATGCTATATATCAATggcatttgcattgtttgttagcattaagctcagTGGACACACAACAGATTGACTGTGTAATATTGCTATACAACAACACCTGTCCAGAGTCCCCAGAGCATGTCTCTGAGATATCGCAGTCATTCACAGCATAGCGGCAACTGTAACCTCGTGGGAGGAACTGGCAAGAAAACAAGTGAAAAGAATGTGTATTACTATTAACATTTATAAAGCATCAATACATATGGCTATTTTCTTCATGTAAATACAGTGAATTCGTTCAAGCTGTTACCAGGCACGTGGTATTGCAGCAGGGGCCTTCGCTGCAGTGCGCCCCGTTGGCCAGCGAACACTTTTTGCAACACCCCTTATAGCACTCCTGAAAATAGAAACGGAGCTGCAGCCATCTCAACACACACATCGACTGCAAATACATGTAACatcctgaataaataaataaataaataaaaactcacaGCTCTCGCGCCGCAGTCACATTCCTCTCCCACTTCTACAAATCCATTCCCACACTCGGTGGCCTCGAGCAGCTGCCAAAATACGTCAAAGTGGGTACGAAACGGTTCGCTTCATACGTGTGAGCGACGtcgaatgattttttttgtgtgttcactgCTGTGCGGGGCGGTGAGCATCAAACCTTTGTCGGCCTGTTAAACAGGCACGAGCCTCCGCCTTTCAAGAGGAAGTCCTTGTAGTCGGAGACGCTGCATTTGGAGAATCTCCGCGGGTGTTGGACACTGTGGAGTGGAGGGTGGAAACATCTGTCAAGTACATCGAAAATAACTACGCAATAACCATGGAAACATTGCTCAACTGctgtgtgtgggtgtttgtatgtatgtgcatttgtgtgtgtgtcacctgaTTTTCAAATGGAATGACAGTAACTCAAGGCATTTTGAGCATGTAAACATTGCCAAGACATGTCAGACAACACTCAATcacaatatactgtgcatgagctggggtcaccaacatggcaGTGGTGGGCACCAAGGACCACATGCGCAGCCCttgggcctgttctaaaaatagctcaccagtgatgggatcTTGTGATGTCAAAGGAATGTTAtggaagtgatcatttgaaaatgtaaccacaccgcagagatttatagaactAAAGTGTTGTATATTGATATTTGTTTCCTAACTGATTACATAATTGTTGAGAATTACTGTGAAAAACAATTCACATACTCACTTAGATGAATATCAATCATTACTAATAATAGCACATACTCAAAGGGTAATTTGAGTAATTGTTTTTACTTCAGAAGAGTGTATCAAAATGCAAACCCTTCCCATTAATCAGTATCCAAGGAGTAGCTTTCAGCATCAAAAAGGTTGGCGACCCTGCACTAATAATTTAATGGGATGGCATATTAGGTGGTAAGCATTACGGTATTATTTGACACAAACATAATGGCATAagtaacaaaaatgtaaatatgggACTAGGGTTGAAAAGAGTTGTAATATAATATACCATGTGAAGAGAAATATTCAATTGtacaattttttcccccaatatatGATGACTAAGTATTGCTTTTTGGtgtcattattatttgattggttaatttatcggtgtatttattttgtacttacAACAACAATAGATTAAACATATTTCAGTAGTAAAGACAGTCAAGCTCCCTGTATAGACAAATGCAAATTCATGAACATTATCATACATTCCCAAAGTCCCACGGACCCTTTCCAACTTGCTGCAACATTACAACCCTATAGATGGGACACAGCTAATACAGGATTAATGCTGGACATTACCCAGTGTCCTCCATTATGCAGCCAGTCCATGAGTCAGTGCAACCGCATTCCTCTGCAAATCAGAGACCACAGAAAAGGGCACAGAGACAGTAATGAAATATTGTAAGACTttctttgtttacttttttttttaaataccagtTGTAAAAGTACAATGATTCACTGTAACATATCATGCACTGTTAGACTGTaataggaatttaaaaaaaacaacgttaGTTAAAAATTATGCTTAGAGGAGAATTAAAGTCATCATCATGATTTACATTCAGTAGTTACATCCTGCACAATTTAACGAGACCCAATACAAAAGCTGCATCAGAAATTCTGCATTTGCAATGTTTATCATTGTGGTTGTCGTTTATCTTACTGCATTACAGTATACTAGGAGATGTCCCTAATGTTTTGATTAGCTACAAGGGACAGCTAACAAATTTGGGATTAAATAACATAATGTGTTGTAGGTGTGCGAGGTGATGTGGCCAGTCATCTCATAATTTGGGTAAGAAtgtaacaaaatactgtatttgatttgtataCCATTTCTGAGCTAGCCGGAGTGTAGGTCAGCAGTTTGTTTAATGTCTAGCAACAGATGCCATTTACAAGCACTCTTATGGTCACATATTCCACCAACTTTTAGGAGATGACTTATATAGTACGGagatactataataataatatatatatttaatatatctACTGAGTAACTGCTAGCGGTTAAAACACTAAAAATTGATTTTCGACAACGATGATAGCCCCGGATTACTCTGGTTACACCACAAACCTCTTTACTGGAAGCAACAACACAAGAAGTGCAGTTTTTAGAGGTGGCTATCGGAAAACCTCAAACCTCCATTTCTCAAACCTCAGTTTACCAACGAGACCAGGCCAACCACTGGCTTTCCAATATTTTGTCTTACAATCTTGGTAACCATTCTAGCCAGCCTCTCTGGCTCATGTAAGAAACATGACAACCAAAATGTATACTTCTCTTGGATGCAGGGTCCCACTGGATGGCCAAATTCTGAGCCAGGCTCTGAGATAAAGAGCCCGCCATGGACCAGGTGCTGCCATACTGTGAGAGCAGCAGAGGGTCAGTCACATCTACTGACGTGTGATCCATGAACTGAGCGACAGTGAACATTAGTATGCAGTGAATCTGACCTCATTGACGCCAACCCCCCGGCTCTCGGAACACATGCCCGCGAAGTAGGCTGCGCTGCTTCTGCGGTAGTGAAaggtcacatttctgtcaaataaaaaaaattccagtaaGACATCAAAGGGAGGCAGCACATAGCATCAAAAGGTGATTTCCGGAGCTTACGAGAAGAGGTGCACAGCGTCTGCGTGGTGCTTGATGCTCTGCTGGCGATACTTGGAGAAATCACGCAGCATTTCCAGCGGCCTCACGCTGACCGGAATCTGATCTTTGTCTGTCCAGATCTCTAAAGCAACCAGCACCACACGCGTTCGCAGCTGCTCTTTGAAGACCTGCCATTGATGTGGTCAGGAAATAGAGGACAGACAGAGGCAACAGCACGGGCACAGGTCAATAATGCACAGTGCAGTCTGGATTGGCTTATGTGGGCAGACAAAATAACACACTGCGAGTTAGGGGTTGTACAGACAGTTGACTTTTTTACTTTACTACTC is drawn from Phycodurus eques isolate BA_2022a chromosome 12, UOR_Pequ_1.1, whole genome shotgun sequence and contains these coding sequences:
- the LOC133410678 gene encoding disintegrin and metalloproteinase domain-containing protein 23 isoform X5 encodes the protein MRLIFLDTLLVSILTLLLPASPASSASHSAEDKVERDAVPVKQQATAAPASENTTHHAVQQVIAYPSRLIYYLNEDSESAYRDLDTRARSQATVGQAIHLAQVSFQLEAFGTRFVLDLTLNNDLLSSDYVEIHYKGDKPVLSKDTAGRPHQLRRTASLQWKNESQQLVEEERLLWELEDLSWLKRRKKRAISVFEEMKYLEVMIVSDHNMYKRHKTKQHTRNFAKSVVNLVDAVFKEQLRTRVVLVALEIWTDKDQIPVSVRPLEMLRDFSKYRQQSIKHHADAVHLFSNVTFHYRRSSAAYFAGMCSESRGVGVNEYGSTWSMAGSLSQSLAQNLAIQWDPASKRKECGCTDSWTGCIMEDTGVQHPRRFSKCSVSDYKDFLLKGGGSCLFNRPTKLLEATECGNGFVEVGEECDCGARAECYKGCCKKCSLANGAHCSEGPCCNTTCLFLPRGYSCRYAVNDCDISETCSGDSGQCPPNLHKQDGYFCQVNQGRCYSGECKTRENQCRYIWGPKAGGSEKFCYEKLNTEGTDKGNCGKDGDKWIQCSKHDVFCGYLLCANIGRNPRIGTMKGDITPTSFNHQGRLIDCSGGHVLLDDETDLGYVNDGSPCGPSMMCLDHKCLSIQSLNISSCPTGPNGQVCSAHGICSVYPASHPKSAGKGSSSAATLVRTQRNKNKMDGLWKCATMKPHAPVILRGRVQTVVCLTRLKSPRLLQLKGPRKCEEAAVRPQRHSHLMLKGQTPITDGLLQGFLSWLPDSWTALIAADLQH
- the LOC133410678 gene encoding disintegrin and metalloproteinase domain-containing protein 23 isoform X4, which gives rise to MRLIFLDTLLVSILTLLLPASPASSASHSAEDKVERDAVPVKQQATAAPASENTTHHAVQQVIAYPSRLIYYLNEDSESAYRDLDTRARSQATVGQAIHLAQVSFQLEAFGTRFVLDLTLNNDLLSSDYVEIHYKGDKPVLSKGGEHCYYHGQVRGNGGSRVALSTCNGLHGMFDDGAYVYLIEPLQQTHSIDTAGRPHQLRRTASLQWKNESQQLVEEERLLWELEDLSWLKRRKKRAISVFEEMKYLEVMIVSDHNMYKRHKTKQHTRNFAKSVVNLVDAVFKEQLRTRVVLVALEIWTDKDQIPVSVRPLEMLRDFSKYRQQSIKHHADAVHLFSNVTFHYRRSSAAYFAGMCSESRGVGVNEYGSTWSMAGSLSQSLAQNLAIQWDPASKRKECGCTDSWTGCIMEDTGVQHPRRFSKCSVSDYKDFLLKGGGSCLFNRPTKLLEATECGNGFVEVGEECDCGARAECYKGCCKKCSLANGAHCSEGPCCNTTCLFLPRGYSCRYAVNDCDISETCSGDSGQCPPNLHKQDGYFCQVNQGRCYSGECKTRENQCRYIWGPKAGGSEKFCYEKLNTEGTDKGNCGKDGDKWIQCSKHDVFCGYLLCANIGRNPRIGTMKGDITPTSFNHQGRLIDCSGGHVLLDDETDLGYVNDGSPCGPSMMCLDHKCLSIQSLNISSCPTGPNGQVCSAHGICSVYPASHPKSAGKGSSSAATLVRTQRNKNKMDGLWKCATMKPHAPVILRGRVQTVVCLTRLKSPRLLQLKGPR
- the LOC133410678 gene encoding disintegrin and metalloproteinase domain-containing protein 23 isoform X1: MRLIFLDTLLVSILTLLLPASPASSASHSAEDKVERDAVPVKQQATAAPASENTTHHAVQQVIAYPSRLIYYLNEDSESAYRDLDTRARSQATVGQAIHLAQVSFQLEAFGTRFVLDLTLNNDLLSSDYVEIHYKGDKPVLSKGGEHCYYHGQVRGNGGSRVALSTCNGLHGMFDDGAYVYLIEPLQQTHSIDTAGRPHQLRRTASLQWKNESQQLVEEERLLWELEDLSWLKRRKKRAISVFEEMKYLEVMIVSDHNMYKRHKTKQHTRNFAKSVVNLVDAVFKEQLRTRVVLVALEIWTDKDQIPVSVRPLEMLRDFSKYRQQSIKHHADAVHLFSNVTFHYRRSSAAYFAGMCSESRGVGVNEYGSTWSMAGSLSQSLAQNLAIQWDPASKRKECGCTDSWTGCIMEDTGVQHPRRFSKCSVSDYKDFLLKGGGSCLFNRPTKLLEATECGNGFVEVGEECDCGARAECYKGCCKKCSLANGAHCSEGPCCNTTCLFLPRGYSCRYAVNDCDISETCSGDSGQCPPNLHKQDGYFCQVNQGRCYSGECKTRENQCRYIWGPKAGGSEKFCYEKLNTEGTDKGNCGKDGDKWIQCSKHDVFCGYLLCANIGRNPRIGTMKGDITPTSFNHQGRLIDCSGGHVLLDDETDLGYVNDGSPCGPSMMCLDHKCLSIQSLNISSCPTGPNGQVCSAHGICSVYPASHPKSAGKGSSSAATLVRTQRNKNKMDGLWKCATMKPHAPVILRGRVQTVVCLTRLKSPRLLQLKGPRKCEEAAVRPQRHSHLMLKGQTPITDGLLQGFLSWLPDSWTALIAADLQH
- the LOC133410678 gene encoding disintegrin and metalloproteinase domain-containing protein 23 isoform X3, which translates into the protein MRLIFLDTLLVSILTLLLPASPASSASHSAEDKVERDAVPVKQQATAAPASENTTHHAVQQVIAYPSRLIYYLNEDSESAYRDLDTRARSQATVGQAIHLAQVSFQLEAFGTRFVLDLTLNNDLLSSDYVEIHYKGDKPVLSKGGEHCYYHGQVRGNGGSRVALSTCNGLHGMFDDGAYVYLIEPLQQTHSIDTAGRPHQLRRTASLQWKNESQQLVEEERLLWELEDLSWLKRRKKRAISVFEEMKYLEVMIVSDHNMYKRHKTKQHTRNFAKSVVNLVDAVFKEQLRTRVVLVALEIWTDKDQIPVSVRPLEMLRDFSKYRQQSIKHHADAVHLFSNVTFHYRRSSAAYFAGMCSESRGVGVNEYGSTWSMAGSLSQSLAQNLAIQWDPASKRKECGCTDSWTGCIMEDTGVQHPRRFSKCSVSDYKDFLLKGGGSCLFNRPTKLLEATECGNGFVEVGEECDCGARAECYKGCCKKCSLANGAHCSEGPCCNTTCLFLPRGYSCRYAVNDCDISETCSGDSGQCPPNLHKQDGYFCQVNQGRCYSGECKTRENQCRYIWGPKAGGSEKFCYEKLNTEGTDKGNCGKDGDKWIQCSKHDVFCGYLLCANIGRNPRIGTMKGDITPTSFNHQGRLIDCSGGHVLLDDETDLGYVNDGSPCGPSMMCLDHKCLSIQSLNISSCPTGPNGQVCSAHGVCNNEATCTCDTTWAGTDCSMPDPPKIPETTPTQGPKVSVATNRLIGAVAGTILALGVIFGGTGWGIENVKKRRYDPNATAI
- the LOC133410678 gene encoding disintegrin and metalloproteinase domain-containing protein 23 isoform X6 is translated as MRLIFLDTLLVSILTLLLPASPASSASHSAEDKVERDAVPVKQQATAAPASENTTHHAVQQVIAYPSRLIYYLNEDSESAYRDLDTRARSQATVGQAIHLAQVSFQLEAFGTRFVLDLTLNNDLLSSDYVEIHYKGDKPVLSKGGEHCYYHGQVRGNGGSRVALSTCNGLHGMFDDGAYVYLIEPLQQTHSIDTAGRPHQLRRTASLQWKNESQQLVEEERLLWELEDLSWLKRRKKRAISVFEEMKYLEVMIVSDHNMYKRHKTKQHTRNFAKSVVNLVDAVFKEQLRTRVVLVALEIWTDKDQIPVSVRPLEMLRDFSKYRQQSIKHHADAVHLFSNVTFHYRRSSAAYFAGMCSESRGVGVNEYGSTWSMAGSLSQSLAQNLAIQWDPASKRKECGCTDSWTGCIMEDTGVQHPRRFSKCSVSDYKDFLLKGGGSCLFNRPTKLLEATECGNGFVEVGEECDCGARAECYKGCCKKCSLANGAHCSEGPCCNTTCLFLPRGYSCRYAVNDCDISETCSGDSGQCPPNLHKQDGYFCQVNQGRCYSGECKTRENQCRYIWGPKAGGSEKFCYEKLNTEGTDKGNCGKDGDKWIQCSKHDVFCGYLLCANIGRNPRIGTMKGDITPTSFNHQGRLIDCSGGHVLLDDETDLGYVNDGSPCGPSMMCLDHKCLSIQSLNISSCPTGPNGQVCSAHGVCNNEATCTCDTTWAGTDCSMPDPPKIPETTPTQGPKEM
- the LOC133410678 gene encoding disintegrin and metalloproteinase domain-containing protein 23 isoform X2, coding for MRLIFLDTLLVSILTLLLPASPASSASHSAEDKVERDAVPVKQQATAAPASENTTHHAVQQVIAYPSRLIYYLNEDSESAYRDLDTRARSQATVGQAIHLAQVSFQLEAFGTRFVLDLTLNNDLLSSDYVEIHYKGDKPVLSKGGEHCYYHGQVRGNGGSRVALSTCNGLHGMFDDGAYVYLIEPLQQTHSIDTAGRPHQLRRTASLQWKNESQQLVEEERLLWELEDLSWLKRRKKRAISVFEEMKYLEVMIVSDHNMYKRHKTKQHTRNFAKSVVNLVDAVFKEQLRTRVVLVALEIWTDKDQIPVSVRPLEMLRDFSKYRQQSIKHHADAVHLFSNVTFHYRRSSAAYFAGMCSESRGVGVNEYGSTWSMAGSLSQSLAQNLAIQWDPASKRKECGCTDSWTGCIMEDTGVQHPRRFSKCSVSDYKDFLLKGGGSCLFNRPTKLLEATECGNGFVEVGEECDCGARAECYKGCCKKCSLANGAHCSEGPCCNTTCLFLPRGYSCRYAVNDCDISETCSGDSGQCPPNLHKQDGYFCQVNQGRCYSGECKTRENQCRYIWGPKAGGSEKFCYEKLNTEGTDKGNCGKDGDKWIQCSKHDVFCGYLLCANIGRNPRIGTMKGDITPTSFNHQGRLIDCSGGHVLLDDETDLGYVNDGSPCGPSMMCLDHKCLSIQSLNISSCPTGPNGQVCSAHGVCNNEATCTCDTTWAGTDCSMPDPPKIPETTPTQGPKGPSATNLIIGSIAGAILVAAIVLGGTGWGFKNVKKRRYDPNATAI